The Chaetodon trifascialis isolate fChaTrf1 chromosome 16, fChaTrf1.hap1, whole genome shotgun sequence genome includes a region encoding these proteins:
- the pdha1a gene encoding pyruvate dehydrogenase E1 subunit alpha 1a isoform X1: MLSNISNVLRGGLKRNGAAVVMSARTYADFTTQATFEIKKCDIHKLDEGPATEVVLTRDEGLKYYRIMQTVRRLELKADQLYKQKIIRGFCHLYDGQEACAVGIEASINLTDHLITAYRAHGYTFTRGGSLKEIMAELTGRRGGIAKGKGGSMHMYCKNFYGGNGIVGAQVPLGAGVALACKYLGNNELCVCLYGDGAANQGQIFETYNMAALWKLPVIFICENNRYGMGTSVERAAASTDYYKRGDFIPGLRVDGMDLLCVREATRFAADHCRSGKGPIVMELQTYRYHGHSMSDPGVSYRTREEIQEVRGKSDPISLMKDRMLSNNMVSMEELKEIDVEVRKEIEEAAQFATTDPEPQLEELCNHIFYNDPPMDVRGTNPWSSLKSVS; this comes from the exons ATGCTGTCCAATATTTCTAATGTGCTGAGAGGAGGACTTAAGAGAAAT GGAGCTGCTGTGGTCATGTCAGCTCGCACATATGCTGACTTCACAACCCAGGCAACCTTTGAAATCAAG AAATGTGACATCCACAAGCTGGATGAAGGCCCGGCCACAGAGGTGGTTTTGACTCGTGATGAGGGTCTGAAGTACTACCGCATCATGCAGACCGTGAGGCGTTTGGAGCTGAAGGCAGATCAGCTGTATAAGCAGAAGATCATCAGAGGATTCTGCCACTTGTATGACGGCCAG GAGGCCTGTGCGGTTGGTATTGAAGCGTCAATTAATTTGACAGACCACCTGATCACTGCGTACCGTGCCCATGGCTACACTTTCACCAGAGGAGGGAGTTTAAAGGAGATCATGGCTGAGCTCACCG GCAGAAGAGGGGGTATTGCAAAGGGCAAAGGAGGCTCCATGCACATGTACTGTAAAAACTTCTATGGAGGAAATGGAATTGTCGGAGCTCAG GTTCCTCTGGGTGCTGGTGTGGCTCTGGCCTGCAAATATCTGGGCAACaatgagctgtgtgtctgtctctatgGTGACGGTGCTGCCAACCAG gGTCAGATTTTTGAGACCTACAATATGGCAGCCCTTTGGAAGCTGCCCGTCATCTTCATCTGTGAGAACAACAGGTATGGTATGGGCACATCGGTGGAGCGAGCTGCAGCCAGCACCGACTACTACAAGAGAGGAGACTTCATTCCTGGTCTCAGG GTGGATGGGATGGACCTTCTGTGTGTTCGGGAAGCAACCAGGTTTGCAGCCGATCACTGCCGATCTGGGAAG GGTCCCATCGTCATGGAACTTCAGACCTATCGCTATCATGGACACAGTATGAGCGACCCTGGCGTCAG CTACCGCACACGTGAGGAGATCCAGGAGGTCCGCGGGAAGAGCGACCCCATCTCCTTGATGAAGGACCGCATGCTCAGCAACAACATGGTCAGCATGGAGGAGCTCAAG GAGATTGATGTGGAGGTGAGGAAGGAAATCGAAGAAGCTGCTCAGTTTGCCACCACAGATCCTGAACCCCAACTGGAAGAACTGTGCAACCACATCTTTTACAACGACCCACCCATGGATGTGCGCGGCACAAACCCGTGGAGCTCGCTGAAGTCTGTTAGCTAA
- the pdha1a gene encoding pyruvate dehydrogenase E1 subunit alpha 1a isoform X2 — protein sequence MLSNISNVLRGGLKRNGAAVVMSARTYADFTTQATFEIKKCDIHKLDEGPATEVVLTRDEGLKYYRIMQTVRRLELKADQLYKQKIIRGFCHLYDGQEACAVGIEASINLTDHLITAYRAHGYTFTRGGSLKEIMAELTGRRGGIAKGKGGSMHMYCKNFYGGNGIVGAQVPLGAGVALACKYLGNNELCVCLYGDGAANQGQIFETYNMAALWKLPVIFICENNRYGMGTSVERAAASTDYYKRGDFIPGLRVDGMDLLCVREATRFAADHCRSGKGPIVMELQTYRYHGHSMSDPGVSSLHVLLPAVVALHRPDRSLGMV from the exons ATGCTGTCCAATATTTCTAATGTGCTGAGAGGAGGACTTAAGAGAAAT GGAGCTGCTGTGGTCATGTCAGCTCGCACATATGCTGACTTCACAACCCAGGCAACCTTTGAAATCAAG AAATGTGACATCCACAAGCTGGATGAAGGCCCGGCCACAGAGGTGGTTTTGACTCGTGATGAGGGTCTGAAGTACTACCGCATCATGCAGACCGTGAGGCGTTTGGAGCTGAAGGCAGATCAGCTGTATAAGCAGAAGATCATCAGAGGATTCTGCCACTTGTATGACGGCCAG GAGGCCTGTGCGGTTGGTATTGAAGCGTCAATTAATTTGACAGACCACCTGATCACTGCGTACCGTGCCCATGGCTACACTTTCACCAGAGGAGGGAGTTTAAAGGAGATCATGGCTGAGCTCACCG GCAGAAGAGGGGGTATTGCAAAGGGCAAAGGAGGCTCCATGCACATGTACTGTAAAAACTTCTATGGAGGAAATGGAATTGTCGGAGCTCAG GTTCCTCTGGGTGCTGGTGTGGCTCTGGCCTGCAAATATCTGGGCAACaatgagctgtgtgtctgtctctatgGTGACGGTGCTGCCAACCAG gGTCAGATTTTTGAGACCTACAATATGGCAGCCCTTTGGAAGCTGCCCGTCATCTTCATCTGTGAGAACAACAGGTATGGTATGGGCACATCGGTGGAGCGAGCTGCAGCCAGCACCGACTACTACAAGAGAGGAGACTTCATTCCTGGTCTCAGG GTGGATGGGATGGACCTTCTGTGTGTTCGGGAAGCAACCAGGTTTGCAGCCGATCACTGCCGATCTGGGAAG GGTCCCATCGTCATGGAACTTCAGACCTATCGCTATCATGGACACAGTATGAGCGACCCTGGCGTCAG TAGTCTTCATGTACTGCTTCCTGCTGTAGTGGCTTTGCACCGTCCTGACCGCAGCTTAGGGATGGTCTGA